The following proteins are co-located in the Candidatus Deferrimicrobiaceae bacterium genome:
- a CDS encoding APC family permease, with protein sequence MQTPPDEKPPLATRVKLAVFGAPRNLFDPKLFHNLSLIAFFAWVGLGADGISSSCYGPEEAFLALGRHTSLAVFVALATVITVFIISGSYMQIIEMFPSGGGGYIVASKLLGPPAGVVSGSALVIDYVLTITISVASGTDAVFSFCPPSWIQYKFPFVATIILFLLWINLRGVKESVAFLTPIFIAFMVTHVPLVFYIFGKHIPDLPQVASAVGSDVSAAVREVGWFGVVAVVMKAYSLGAGTFTGIEAVSNSMQTLREPRIQTGRKAMAYIAISLSVVAGGILIGYLLSGVHHIPGKTLNAILLEKVAGGLWGASTAPIVVAFVLAAEAALLFVAAQTGFIDGPQVLSSMAVDSYLPHRFAHLSQRLVRKFGVGFMGLMAFLMLYITGGSVQHLVVMYSINVFITFSLSQFGMCVHWWKFRNEEKRWKHGIIMNGVGFLLTFSILCVTILMKFTEGGWITLVITGLFVGLCFLTRAHYRSAAVHLQRLDELLTMLPETGTEKPKPMLRKTAPTAVVLVSGYNGLGMHVFFSIVRSFPGTFKNYVFISAGVVDSTVFKGVEEIDNLVSSVRADLAKYEAFVHAHGYYAETRYQVGTDVVEVVTKIAREVAADFPNSVFFSGQLLFQDENFFTRLLHNQTSFMVQKRFVFEGLPMIIMPVRVL encoded by the coding sequence GGGGCTCCCCGCAACCTCTTCGATCCCAAGTTGTTCCACAACCTGTCGCTCATCGCCTTCTTCGCCTGGGTCGGGCTTGGCGCCGACGGCATCTCGTCGTCGTGCTACGGCCCCGAGGAGGCGTTCCTCGCGCTCGGCCGCCACACCTCGCTCGCCGTCTTCGTCGCGCTGGCCACCGTCATCACCGTCTTCATCATCTCGGGCAGCTACATGCAGATCATCGAGATGTTCCCCTCCGGCGGCGGCGGTTACATCGTGGCCTCCAAGCTGCTGGGCCCCCCGGCGGGCGTCGTCTCGGGCTCTGCGCTCGTCATCGACTACGTCCTGACGATCACGATCTCGGTCGCGTCGGGCACCGACGCGGTCTTCAGCTTCTGCCCGCCCTCCTGGATCCAGTACAAGTTTCCCTTCGTCGCCACGATCATCCTGTTCCTGCTATGGATCAACCTGCGCGGCGTAAAGGAGTCGGTGGCTTTCCTCACGCCGATCTTCATCGCCTTCATGGTCACGCACGTGCCGCTTGTCTTCTACATCTTCGGCAAGCACATCCCGGATCTGCCCCAGGTGGCAAGCGCGGTCGGTTCCGACGTGTCGGCCGCGGTGCGCGAGGTCGGCTGGTTCGGCGTCGTGGCGGTCGTGATGAAGGCCTACTCGCTGGGCGCGGGCACGTTCACCGGGATCGAGGCGGTCTCCAACTCGATGCAGACGCTGCGCGAGCCGCGCATCCAGACCGGCCGGAAGGCGATGGCCTACATCGCGATATCGCTGTCCGTGGTCGCGGGCGGCATCCTCATCGGCTACCTGCTTTCCGGGGTTCATCACATTCCCGGGAAGACGCTCAACGCGATCCTGCTCGAGAAGGTGGCGGGGGGGTTATGGGGCGCTTCCACCGCGCCGATCGTCGTGGCTTTCGTGCTGGCGGCCGAGGCCGCGTTGCTCTTCGTCGCCGCCCAGACCGGCTTCATCGACGGGCCGCAGGTCCTCTCCAGCATGGCCGTCGACTCCTACCTGCCCCATCGCTTCGCGCACCTGTCGCAGCGTCTCGTGCGCAAGTTCGGCGTCGGATTCATGGGACTGATGGCCTTCCTGATGCTTTACATCACCGGCGGTTCCGTCCAGCACCTCGTCGTCATGTACTCGATCAACGTGTTCATCACTTTCTCCCTCTCCCAGTTCGGCATGTGCGTCCACTGGTGGAAGTTCCGGAACGAGGAGAAACGGTGGAAGCACGGAATCATCATGAATGGTGTCGGCTTCCTCCTCACCTTCTCGATCCTTTGCGTCACCATCCTGATGAAGTTCACTGAAGGCGGCTGGATCACGCTCGTCATCACGGGGCTGTTCGTAGGACTGTGCTTCCTGACGCGCGCGCACTACCGCAGCGCCGCAGTCCACCTCCAGAGGCTCGACGAGCTGCTCACGATGCTGCCCGAGACCGGCACCGAGAAGCCCAAGCCGATGCTCCGGAAGACCGCGCCCACCGCGGTCGTCCTGGTCTCCGGCTACAACGGCCTCGGGATGCATGTCTTCTTCTCGATCGTCCGGTCGTTCCCCGGGACCTTCAAGAATTACGTGTTCATCTCCGCGGGCGTCGTCGATTCGACCGTATTCAAGGGCGTTGAGGAAATCGACAACCTCGTCTCGAGCGTGCGGGCCGACCTCGCGAAGTACGAGGCGTTCGTCCATGCCCACGGCTACTACGCCGAGACGCGCTACCAGGTGGGCACCGACGTGGTCGAGGTCGTGACTAAGATCGCCCGGGAGGTCGCCGCCGACTTCCCCAACTCGGTGTTTTTCTCGGGACAGCTGTTGTTCCAGGACGAGAACTTCTTCACGCGGCTGCTCCACAACCAGACCTCGTTCATGGTCCAGAAGCGGTTCGTCTTCGAAGGGCTCCCGATGATCATCATGCCGGTGCGGGTGCTGTAG
- a CDS encoding PA2779 family protein produces MAFMRRAGWFVMVAVMMAGWMGVLAGARGVAEAAMIPSHGVGETAASSVADLSKMQAFLESKVVVQKLADYGVSPAEAMAKVRQMSESDLHRLASMTEKAAAGGDALGFLISVAILAILVIVILKLLNKEIIVR; encoded by the coding sequence ATGGCATTCATGCGCAGGGCGGGTTGGTTCGTGATGGTAGCGGTGATGATGGCGGGCTGGATGGGCGTGCTTGCGGGTGCGCGTGGCGTGGCCGAGGCGGCCATGATCCCGTCGCACGGCGTGGGCGAGACGGCCGCATCCTCCGTCGCCGACCTTTCGAAGATGCAGGCGTTCCTCGAGAGCAAGGTCGTCGTCCAGAAGCTGGCCGACTACGGGGTGTCGCCCGCCGAGGCGATGGCCAAGGTCAGGCAGATGAGCGAGTCCGACCTGCACCGGTTGGCCTCGATGACCGAGAAGGCGGCGGCCGGCGGCGATGCGCTCGGGTTCCTGATCAGCGTCGCGATCCTGGCGATCCTCGTGATCGTCATCCTCAAGCTGCTCAACAAGGAAATCATCGTCCGTTGA